CTTCTTCTCTATCTCTAAGATAATTCCATTCTCCCATTTTATTCACAACAATTTTATCGTAATATTGAATCTGAACTTCTAAGAAATTTTCATTGAGATCAAAACTGAATACCTTATACCAATCCGCTCTTTGCTTAGTTATAGGATCATCAAAGAAAGGATAAGCTTGATCCGTTATAGATCTGATGATTATTTTTTCATATTTAAATTTGTACGAGGGGTCATAATAATTAAATATTGCCTCTGAAACATCATTCGATGTATGAATTAAAGATTTTACAATTTTCTTCCGAATTATTTGTTTCTTTTTAAAGATTGCTACATCACTTATTTTCTTTTTAGGAGCAAATCTATCTTCTTTTAAGATATTTCTAATTTTCTCTAACTTACCTGTTGGAGCAAAAGAAAGTTTTGATATAATCTTAGAAAAATCTAAAATATGTTCATCTGGAATAAAAAGAAAGCCTTCTTTAACTTTCAAATTTTTATATGATAACTGTTTTTTACCTAAAATAAATATAATTAATGTTTCGAAATCTAAATCTAATCCATCTTCAAAAAATTTATCTAATGTTTCCTGGACTTTACTTTTTCTAGAATTAGCAGTTACTTGTATAGCAATAGCATTGATTGAGTCTTGTAAATCAATAGCTTTAAAATTCTGTTTATATTCATTTGAATTACTAAGTTGTAAATCAAATAAGATATTTAATATTTCTTGTATATGATACTCAGAAATTATATTTATATCCTGTAAATTCGATTGAGAAAGCATTTCGATTTTATTCCTTAAAATCCCAAACTCCTCTATTATTTCTTTTAAGTAAAATTCTCTTTTCAATATATTATAATTTAATAAAAAATTACTTAAATAATTACATTTAATTGTTTAACCATATATTCTATTTTTTGAACTTTTTCCTTCATATTTTTATTATTTAGTTTCCTTTTTTCGAAAATGAATTCTATTTTTAATTTATCTTTTAAAAGCTTTTTTGATTGATTTGAAATCAAATCTTTATTACTAACCAATATTGATAATAATGAAAATAAATCATCATAATTTAAAATTAATTCTTGTTCCGCATATTCTTTAAGTTCTGGCATTACCTGAGAACTAACAAGTAACATTAAATGTAATGGCTGCTGATAATATTCAGAATTATCAACTTGTGAATACTTATTTTGGACTAATAATATATCTAAAAACTCCTTGAAAAAATTTTCAGGTACAACATCTTTAAAGCTTTCCTTATATTCAAAAAGGAATGTAATTCCACAATAAATAAAAGTCTCCTTCATAATAGAATTAAAATCAATTCCTTTTGGATTCCATCCTTGATGAGTTATTTTAAACTGTCTTATTATGCTTTGCGACCTTAATACTGGATTATCATCTAAACTAACTAAAAAGCCAATTCCTTTCATCGACTTTAAATATATTTCTGAATAAGATTTATCCCAAAAGAATCTATCTGAATTTACAAAACTTAAAATACTCTTAAGCAAGTTAGAAACAAACAAATTTGACTCATTATCTTTAATTAAATCCACATAAAAATTGAATTTTTGTAGATTAAGAGAATCTTGATCAAAATCTTCTTTATGCTTAAAATGTAATTTGTATGTATTTGTTAGCAATTCTAATTCTTCATTATACAATTTGCCCAACTGACTATCATTAACATTTGGTTTATAACTAAAAATCCAATCTTGAATCTCGGAGCTTTTAGTTTGATCTACTAAAGTTTTTATAAATTCTTCATAATATTTAGGTCTTTCTAATAGCCATTCTTTATAACACTTTTGACCTTGTACAAACAGAAATTCATTTGTTGGTGTAATTCTATCTGTATTTTCATAAAATGCTAATTGTTCTGTAAGTCTGCGGGATTTTTCAAAAAAATTTCTTGCAAAAATTAAAAGGAGAATATTTAAATCTGATCCTATATTAACTTTTTTAGATGTTAGAATATGTAATAATTCTAAATATTTTTTCGGATCAAAAGGATGTAAAGTTTGAAAGATACAATCTTGAATTATTGTTAATTGTAAGTTATCCCAAAGCTTAATCCATAATGAAATGTTTTTTTT
This genomic interval from Chryseobacterium joostei contains the following:
- a CDS encoding SMEK domain-containing protein: MKREFYLKEIIEEFGILRNKIEMLSQSNLQDINIISEYHIQEILNILFDLQLSNSNEYKQNFKAIDLQDSINAIAIQVTANSRKSKVQETLDKFFEDGLDLDFETLIIFILGKKQLSYKNLKVKEGFLFIPDEHILDFSKIISKLSFAPTGKLEKIRNILKEDRFAPKKKISDVAIFKKKQIIRKKIVKSLIHTSNDVSEAIFNYYDPSYKFKYEKIIIRSITDQAYPFFDDPITKQRADWYKVFSFDLNENFLEVQIQYYDKIVVNKMGEWNYLRDREEGSISNDLKIIRTDVIERIPLENIIEIDLSEEDPMIFVDFQNRKAYREQIPFIRGYYKNDSDYRKTYYFELCKQDINL